DNA sequence from the Sulfurimonas sp. HSL3-1 genome:
GGTCGGTTTCTTGAACATGAACCATTCAATCAGCATCCAGGTGACACCGGCAGCTGCCGTAGCAATGGTCGTTGTCAGAACCGCCAGGCCTGCAACAGCGTTCGCACCGAATGCGGAACCGCCGTTGAAGCCGTACCAGCCGAACCAGAGGATCGCCGCACCGGCAGCGGTGAGGATAATGCTCGCCGGTTTCATGGCTGTCTTAGGATAGCCTGCGCGCTTGCCGAGCATGATTGCCAGGACCAGACCGGCCAGACCGCCGTTCATGTGGACAACCGTACCGCCGGCGAAGTCAAGGGCACCCTCATCGAAGAGGTAGGCACCGTCGCCGCCCCATACCATGTGCGTGATCGGTGCGTAAACCACCAGGCCCCACAGGACAACGAAGAGCATCCATGTTGAGAACTTCATACGCTCGATCGCGGAACCGGATGCGATCGCAACGGTGATCGCTGCAAACGTACCCTGGAACGCGATGAAGACGAAGGTCGGGTAGCTGCCGGAAAGGTCAGACCAGTTGATACCGGAAAGGAAGACGTTCCCGAAGCCGCCGAACACGTTCTGCAGTGCCGCGCTCTCGTTCGCGCCGAAGGCGATGGAGTAGCCTGCAATGACCCAGACCACAAACGCTACCACGAACGCACCCATTACCATTGCATAGGTATTAAGTACATTCTTTGTACGCGTCATCCCGGCGTAAAAGAGTGCCAGACCTGCCGGCGTCATCAGCAGTACGAACGCTGTTGACACCATCATCCAGGCCGTATCACCTGTATCGAGCGTATCCTCTGCCAGCGCCAGCGTCGGCAGAAGCATCATCATGGACAAAAGCCACTTCTTCATTGGTTAATCCTTTTTTCGCAGCCTTGACTGCGGAAGTTTCATGAAAATGGTATACAATTTTGTCGGCTTTTTGCTCTCTTGTTGTGATTATTTTTTAGGCAATAAGGAAAGAACACCGCCTGGCAGGTGGTGGCTCTGAAGGCTGTAGTCGTAGTGGTAAAGGGCCAAAAGGCCCTGTGGAAGGGTCCGGGGTGCGCCTACGCCGCTTCGTCGGCAGAGAGCCGCGCGCGGATCGACGCTTTAAAAGCTTTCATCTTCGGACGCGTGATGGCATCCATGGCCGACTCGCGCAGCGGTTTGATCGCCGCGGCGATCTCATCGCTCAGCGCGGAGCGTCCCTGGAGGATCAGCGCGTGCGCGTCTTCAGCGAACATCGCACTGCTTTTATCGGGCACAAGGTCGTAGAGCGCCATAAACAGTGCACGCTGTCCCGTACCCATTTTGCACGTATCGTCCGAGATCTTAAGGGCCACCGTAATAGCGCAGTCGATTTCGAAAGGCGAAAGCGCGGCGGCGATTTCAGCCAGACGGTTTTTATCAAAGTTCATAAGGCATCCGATGCTTCCTTTAGCAGCTTTCGCATTGTGCTATACCGAGACGGCCGAGCAGGTCGGCGAAAAACTCGCCGCCGTCACGGTCGTACTCGTCGTGAAACTCGATATAGATCGATGCATCGCTGAAGTGATTTAGGCTGGGGGAGATACCGCGCTGCTGCGACACGGAGTCGATCGTATCGAGAATCCGTGACTTCACGCTCTCGGAACCGTCAAATTCGATCTGCAGTCCCTGATAACGCTCTTCGCGCTGGTGAAAGGCCCGAATGGGCACAGGGTTTACGGCCATTGGCAGTGCCTCAACCCGCCTCGTTCAGCTCTTCTGGCTCTTCCTCGACCAGTCTGCCGACACCGCGGTCTTCAACCGGGATGTCCTCGCGGAATTTCTTTTTACGGAAAGACGGCGTTTTGAGCTTGCCGTTCTTTTCGCCGAGTTTGTAGATCTCTCCGTTGAGGAAATGCTCTTCGAATTCCGGTGTGAACGGCATGTCCCAGGTAATCGTACCGATGCTCGGGCAGATCGCGGCACACTGCGGATCGTCGTAGATCCCGACACACTCAACACACTTTTCAGGCTGGACGTAGTAGCGCTTCTCGCCGGTAGGGTTATCCGAATCGTCTACAATCGCATTGACCGGGCAGACTTGCAGACAGGCGTCGCAGGTGATACATTTGTCATCAATAATTACAGCCATAATTTATCCTTTAAGGTTTGTTGTGGATTTGATCCTTGTGAAACCTCCGTCATCCCGGGGGTTTTAGAAGAAGCAAAGCCTCAGGCGCTGCGCTGAGCACCTTTGTGG
Encoded proteins:
- a CDS encoding ammonium transporter; this encodes MKKWLLSMMMLLPTLALAEDTLDTGDTAWMMVSTAFVLLMTPAGLALFYAGMTRTKNVLNTYAMVMGAFVVAFVVWVIAGYSIAFGANESAALQNVFGGFGNVFLSGINWSDLSGSYPTFVFIAFQGTFAAITVAIASGSAIERMKFSTWMLFVVLWGLVVYAPITHMVWGGDGAYLFDEGALDFAGGTVVHMNGGLAGLVLAIMLGKRAGYPKTAMKPASIILTAAGAAILWFGWYGFNGGSAFGANAVAGLAVLTTTIATAAAGVTWMLIEWFMFKKPTLLGVASGIVAGLVAITPAAGFVGVGGAFIVGIVGALIGFFGVAILKKKLGYDDSLDAFGIHFLAGLWGAIATGIFALNDQDLLWDGPLKASGDRMGQLFVQFESVLIVGLWTLVGTVIVYLISSAITGGARVDEETETMGLDESIHGERGFNL
- a CDS encoding 4Fe-4S dicluster domain-containing protein, whose protein sequence is MAVIIDDKCITCDACLQVCPVNAIVDDSDNPTGEKRYYVQPEKCVECVGIYDDPQCAAICPSIGTITWDMPFTPEFEEHFLNGEIYKLGEKNGKLKTPSFRKKKFREDIPVEDRGVGRLVEEEPEELNEAG